The following coding sequences are from one Pseudonocardia sp. EC080619-01 window:
- a CDS encoding tyrosine-type recombinase/integrase, which yields MRDARTEFVAHYPSLARWMRRPIAERLGPTGNIPRRAHGALVDPAAARASLNARPYLIYLSLTGRLPLDWTWLFGVKVLRILPIADGLGLALRAQMAELLDRAVALGAKKSGVHWQHSWAIPRLLLHRADPDLHTLTAADIDELRDSIRHIHSLPENDQIDMPTDQRSGFPMNWMTHATQTGVLLFHTGVIETLPLRKHPRRRRALSTVPGVGAVMDRYVDELAVTRRPGTVAQARSALLRLAAWHIETRPEETSLAGLDRPALLGFLAWLPHQRKWKHPDQPLSAIYRQHVIRHVVAFFRHAANHGWDAMPARAPLTTADVPRNIDRVPRFIPAEQLEPLMDGIRELDCQLQRCALLLARWSGARSGEIHKLDLDCLDTYPDGTHRLRLAAGKSGKERVAPIHPEAADALRALIAQRRAQTDRSLFDPDLGREIRYLFLRNGRLASPDYLFKRGLERVCEQLGFVDDKGRALIHPHRFRHTIGTQLGERGAKIQTIMKVLGHSSAGMSMTYTSLSDPVVLADYQAVLTPGAVLAGPQAEAIRSGELTDEAVNWLSTNFYKTELELGRCLRLPQEGPCECDLYLTCSKFLTTPDYAPRLHARLDVEQQLIDDARTRGWDREVERHQRIAAKLRALLDELGQPPTPHI from the coding sequence TTGCGCGATGCGCGCACGGAGTTCGTCGCGCACTACCCGAGCCTGGCCCGCTGGATGCGCCGACCGATCGCTGAACGCCTGGGGCCGACCGGCAACATCCCCCGCCGAGCGCACGGCGCGCTGGTGGACCCGGCGGCGGCGCGGGCCAGCCTGAACGCGCGGCCCTACCTGATCTATCTGAGCCTGACCGGGCGGCTTCCGCTGGACTGGACCTGGCTGTTCGGGGTCAAGGTCCTGCGGATCCTTCCGATCGCCGACGGGCTCGGGTTGGCGCTGCGCGCCCAGATGGCCGAGCTGCTGGACCGGGCAGTCGCGCTCGGTGCAAAGAAGAGCGGAGTGCACTGGCAGCATTCCTGGGCCATCCCCCGGCTGCTGCTCCACCGCGCTGACCCGGACCTGCACACCCTGACCGCAGCCGACATCGACGAGCTGCGAGACAGCATCCGCCACATCCACTCGCTGCCTGAGAACGATCAGATCGATATGCCGACCGACCAGCGCTCCGGGTTCCCGATGAACTGGATGACTCACGCCACCCAGACCGGGGTCCTGCTGTTCCACACCGGGGTCATCGAGACCCTGCCACTGCGCAAACACCCCCGACGCCGCCGCGCGCTGAGCACCGTCCCCGGGGTCGGCGCGGTGATGGACCGCTATGTCGATGAGCTCGCGGTCACCCGCCGCCCCGGCACCGTCGCCCAGGCCCGCTCGGCGCTGTTGCGCCTGGCCGCCTGGCACATCGAGACCCGGCCGGAGGAAACCAGCTTGGCCGGGCTGGATCGTCCGGCGCTGCTGGGGTTCCTGGCTTGGCTGCCGCACCAGCGCAAGTGGAAACACCCCGACCAGCCACTCTCGGCCATCTATCGCCAGCACGTGATCAGACACGTCGTCGCGTTCTTCCGACACGCCGCCAACCACGGCTGGGACGCCATGCCTGCACGGGCCCCGCTGACCACCGCTGACGTCCCGCGCAACATCGACCGGGTCCCGCGATTCATCCCGGCCGAGCAGCTCGAACCGCTGATGGACGGCATCCGCGAGCTGGATTGCCAGCTGCAGCGCTGCGCGCTGCTGCTCGCCCGCTGGAGCGGCGCTCGCAGCGGTGAGATCCACAAGCTCGATCTGGATTGCCTCGACACCTACCCCGACGGGACCCATCGGCTCCGGTTGGCCGCCGGCAAGTCCGGCAAGGAACGAGTAGCGCCGATCCACCCTGAAGCCGCCGACGCGCTCCGCGCACTGATCGCGCAGCGTCGCGCCCAGACCGACCGGTCGCTGTTCGACCCGGACCTCGGCCGCGAGATCCGCTACCTGTTCCTGCGCAACGGACGCCTGGCCAGCCCGGACTACCTGTTCAAACGCGGCCTGGAACGGGTCTGCGAACAGCTCGGGTTCGTCGACGACAAGGGCCGGGCCCTGATCCACCCACACCGGTTCCGGCACACCATCGGCACCCAGCTCGGCGAACGCGGCGCGAAGATCCAGACCATCATGAAGGTCCTCGGGCACAGCTCGGCCGGCATGTCGATGACCTACACCAGCCTGTCCGACCCGGTCGTGCTCGCCGACTACCAGGCCGTCCTCACTCCCGGCGCGGTGCTGGCCGGCCCGCAGGCCGAGGCCATCCGCAGCGGCGAACTCACCGACGAGGCGGTGAACTGGCTGTCGACGAACTTCTACAAGACCGAACTCGAACTCGGCCGCTGCCTGCGCCTGCCCCAAGAGGGCCCCTGCGAATGCGACCTCTACCTGACCTGCTCGAAGTTCCTCACCACACCCGACTACGCACCCCGACTGCACGCCCGCCTCGACGTCGAACAGCAACTCATCGACGACGCCCGGACCCGCGGCTGGGACCGCGAAGTCGAACGACACCAACGGATCGCTGCCAAGCTCCGCGCCCTCCTCGACGAGCTCGGCCAGCCCCCGACACCGCACATCTGA
- a CDS encoding tyrosine-type recombinase/integrase codes for MVDDVGSPVPEVSAFLRSLAVREYSPNTVRAYAYDLLKLLMFLDGRGCPLADFSPVLATDFLAWLRQQSSAGRAQRSQLGLVTAQGRRLSARTCNRTLAAVSSFYEFLISCGGYIGVSNPILREADHVSAQVLGRHRAPLVTSADQRPIRRTLRVRTVDTLPRPVPDETFTALLGQLTKLRDRALVELMREGGFRPGEVLGLHLDDVSYGRKRVTIRHRGDHPAGARQKSRRDRVVDLLEDRALPVLNRYLLLERPPDVESSVVFLVGGRGQRRGEALSYDGLVRMFQRAAVRAELRESWLTPHSLRHTHATRMFELGMGELTLMRRLGHASPDSTRVYTRVTDHQVRDEYRAALEIGVELGDRR; via the coding sequence GTGGTCGACGACGTGGGCTCGCCGGTGCCGGAGGTGTCGGCGTTCCTGCGGTCGCTGGCGGTGCGGGAGTACTCGCCGAACACGGTGCGGGCCTATGCCTACGACCTGTTGAAGCTGCTGATGTTCCTCGACGGTCGAGGGTGCCCGCTGGCCGACTTCTCGCCGGTGCTGGCCACAGATTTTCTGGCCTGGCTTCGCCAGCAGTCCTCGGCTGGCCGTGCACAGCGCAGCCAGCTGGGGTTGGTGACCGCGCAGGGACGGCGTCTGTCCGCGCGGACGTGCAACCGCACGTTGGCAGCGGTGTCGTCGTTCTATGAGTTCCTGATCAGCTGCGGTGGCTATATCGGTGTAAGTAATCCGATCTTGCGCGAGGCCGACCACGTCTCGGCCCAAGTCTTGGGGCGGCACCGGGCGCCGCTGGTGACCAGCGCCGATCAACGGCCTATCCGCCGCACGCTGCGAGTCCGGACGGTCGACACGCTTCCGCGCCCGGTACCGGACGAGACGTTCACCGCGCTGCTCGGACAGCTGACCAAGCTGCGTGACCGGGCGCTGGTCGAGCTGATGCGAGAGGGCGGTTTCCGCCCCGGTGAGGTGCTCGGCTTGCATCTGGACGACGTCTCCTACGGTCGCAAGCGGGTCACCATCCGTCACCGCGGCGATCACCCCGCAGGGGCGCGGCAGAAGAGCCGCCGCGACCGGGTGGTGGATCTGCTCGAGGACCGGGCGTTGCCGGTGCTGAACCGCTATCTGCTGCTCGAACGCCCACCGGACGTCGAGTCCTCGGTGGTGTTCCTGGTCGGCGGCCGCGGCCAGCGCCGGGGCGAGGCGTTGAGCTACGACGGGCTGGTGCGGATGTTCCAGCGCGCCGCAGTCCGGGCCGAACTGCGGGAGAGCTGGCTGACTCCACACAGCCTGCGTCACACCCACGCCACACGGATGTTCGAACTTGGGATGGGCGAACTGACGTTGATGCGCCGGCTCGGGCACGCGAGCCCGGACTCGACAAGGGTCTACACCCGCGTCACTGACCACCAGGTCCGAGACGAGTACCGCGCGGCGCTCGAGATCGGCGTGGAGCTGGGAGACCGCCGGTGA
- a CDS encoding LysM domain-containing protein: MLAAQGWGAWPSCSKKLGITGHSADTGKRVKASAPAAPAAPKKAAKAAGGGYTVKSGDTLGKIAAAHGTSVAKLASLNGISNVNAIGVGQSLNLG, encoded by the coding sequence GTGCTGGCGGCGCAGGGCTGGGGCGCCTGGCCCTCCTGCTCCAAGAAGCTGGGCATCACCGGCCACTCGGCCGACACGGGCAAGCGGGTCAAGGCCTCGGCCCCCGCCGCGCCGGCCGCCCCGAAGAAGGCCGCCAAGGCCGCGGGCGGTGGCTACACCGTCAAGTCCGGCGACACCCTCGGGAAGATCGCCGCGGCGCACGGCACCTCGGTCGCGAAGCTGGCCTCGCTGAACGGCATCTCGAACGTGAACGCCATCGGTGTCGGGCAGAGCCTGAACCTGGGCTGA
- a CDS encoding molybdenum cofactor biosynthesis protein MoaE gives MSEHPTVLRAAVGEEPLDVDEHARLVEHAAAGAVVTFAGVVRDHDGGRSVHGLEYSAHPTAGRIVAEVAEQVAARSDGVRALAVSHRIGPLDIGEVALACAVAAEHRGQAFGACAELVDEVKRLLPVWKHQRFTDGTDEWVNSA, from the coding sequence ATGAGCGAGCACCCCACGGTCCTGCGGGCCGCGGTCGGCGAGGAGCCACTGGACGTGGACGAGCACGCCCGGCTCGTCGAGCACGCCGCGGCCGGCGCCGTCGTCACCTTCGCCGGGGTGGTCCGCGACCACGACGGCGGCCGGTCGGTGCACGGCCTGGAGTACAGCGCCCACCCGACCGCGGGCCGGATCGTCGCGGAGGTGGCCGAGCAGGTGGCCGCCCGCAGCGACGGGGTGCGCGCGCTGGCGGTGAGCCACCGGATCGGTCCGCTGGACATCGGCGAGGTCGCGCTGGCCTGCGCGGTGGCCGCGGAGCACCGCGGGCAGGCGTTCGGCGCGTGCGCCGAGCTGGTCGACGAGGTCAAGCGGCTGCTCCCGGTGTGGAAGCACCAGCGGTTCACCGACGGCACCGACGAGTGGGTCAACTCGGCCTGA
- a CDS encoding molybdenum cofactor biosynthesis protein B, with product MSADAGADRDTRTARVVTASNRAAAGVYTDRGGPLITGWLRERGYATPDPVVVPDGEPVGEALRAAVADGVDVVITTGGTGISPTDATPEVTRAVLDHEVPGLADAVRRAGEAQVPTAVLSRGVAGVAGRTLIVNLPGSPGGVKDGLGVLGGVLDHAVDQLHGGDHR from the coding sequence GTGAGCGCGGACGCCGGAGCGGACCGCGACACCCGCACCGCCCGTGTCGTCACGGCGTCGAACCGGGCCGCGGCAGGGGTCTACACCGACCGCGGCGGCCCGCTGATCACCGGCTGGCTGCGCGAGCGCGGCTACGCGACGCCCGACCCCGTCGTCGTCCCGGACGGCGAGCCGGTCGGCGAGGCGCTGCGTGCCGCCGTCGCGGACGGCGTGGACGTCGTGATCACCACCGGCGGGACCGGGATCTCCCCCACCGACGCCACCCCGGAGGTGACGCGCGCGGTGCTGGACCACGAGGTGCCCGGGCTGGCCGACGCGGTGCGCCGGGCCGGCGAGGCCCAGGTGCCCACGGCCGTCCTGTCCCGTGGGGTGGCCGGCGTGGCGGGCCGGACGCTGATCGTGAACCTGCCCGGGTCGCCGGGCGGGGTGAAGGACGGCCTGGGCGTCCTGGGGGGCGTCCTCGACCACGCCGTCGACCAGCTGCACGGAGGGGACCACCGATGA
- the moaC gene encoding cyclic pyranopterin monophosphate synthase MoaC has product MVDVSDKQPGRRAAVATGVVRTTAEVVGLLRADGLPKGDALATARIAGIMGAKRTPDLVPLCHPIAISGVTVDLEPDTEGDAGRIAIRAEVRTTDRTGVEMEALTAVTVAGLTLHDMIKAVDPAAVLDAVRVERKDGGKTGQWTRPEDRS; this is encoded by the coding sequence ATGGTGGACGTCTCGGACAAGCAGCCGGGCCGCCGGGCCGCGGTCGCGACGGGTGTCGTGCGCACCACCGCCGAGGTCGTGGGCCTGCTCCGCGCCGACGGGCTGCCGAAGGGTGACGCGCTGGCGACCGCCCGGATCGCCGGGATCATGGGTGCCAAACGGACCCCGGACCTCGTCCCCCTCTGTCACCCGATCGCGATCAGCGGCGTCACCGTCGATCTCGAGCCCGACACCGAGGGCGACGCCGGGCGGATCGCGATCCGGGCCGAGGTCCGGACCACCGACCGCACCGGGGTGGAGATGGAGGCGCTCACCGCCGTCACCGTCGCGGGGCTGACCCTGCACGACATGATCAAGGCGGTCGACCCGGCCGCGGTGCTCGACGCGGTGCGGGTCGAGCGCAAGGACGGCGGGAAGACCGGGCAGTGGACCCGCCCGGAGGACCGGTCGTGA
- a CDS encoding transglycosylase family protein, translating into MARYRGKHRKPSTAGRTIARTAVAGAVLGAPMLAIVPANAATDSTWDELAHCESTGNWAANTGNGFSGGLQFTPSTWKAFGGGEYASAAHQATRTEQIAVAEKVLAEQGWNAWPSCSKKTGASGSSTPRTVERDSGSQAPTRTKLSAPAAAPSGNTYTVKSGDTLGKIAAAHGVGHWKNLLAKNPGLGAGQMIHPGQVVNV; encoded by the coding sequence ATGGCTCGATACCGCGGTAAGCATCGCAAACCCAGCACCGCCGGACGCACGATCGCCCGGACCGCCGTCGCCGGCGCCGTCCTCGGAGCCCCCATGCTCGCGATCGTCCCGGCGAACGCCGCCACCGACTCCACCTGGGACGAGCTCGCGCACTGCGAGAGCACCGGGAACTGGGCGGCCAACACCGGCAACGGCTTCTCCGGTGGTCTGCAGTTCACCCCGTCCACCTGGAAGGCCTTCGGCGGCGGCGAGTACGCGTCCGCGGCGCACCAGGCGACCCGTACCGAGCAGATCGCCGTCGCGGAGAAGGTGCTGGCGGAGCAGGGCTGGAACGCCTGGCCGTCGTGCTCCAAGAAGACCGGCGCCTCCGGCTCCTCGACCCCGCGCACGGTCGAGCGCGACTCCGGCTCGCAGGCCCCCACGCGCACCAAGCTGAGCGCCCCGGCGGCCGCGCCGTCCGGCAACACCTACACGGTGAAGTCCGGCGACACCCTCGGCAAGATCGCCGCGGCGCACGGTGTCGGGCACTGGAAGAACCTGCTCGCCAAGAACCCGGGCCTCGGCGCCGGGCAGATGATCCACCCGGGCCAGGTCGTCAACGTCTGA
- a CDS encoding NTP transferase domain-containing protein: MVAGLLLAGGAGRRMGTPKALVRLHGEPLAVRAVKALQAGGCGPVTVVLGARSDDVTDVLRSAGLGTSGSDVGVVVAEDWDEGMGASLRRGLDALTHLPGTGAALVHLVDLPGVGPEAIARVSAGATHSSLRRAAYDGVPGHPVLLGRDHWSGVVGSAAGDAGARDYLSGSTDLELVECGDVAEPDDVDTPAQLRKLAGST, translated from the coding sequence GTGGTCGCGGGACTGCTGCTCGCCGGTGGCGCGGGCCGCCGCATGGGCACGCCGAAGGCGCTGGTCCGCCTGCACGGTGAGCCTCTCGCGGTGCGTGCGGTGAAGGCCCTGCAGGCGGGTGGCTGCGGGCCCGTCACCGTGGTGCTCGGTGCGCGCTCCGACGACGTCACCGACGTCCTGCGCAGCGCGGGGCTCGGTACCAGCGGCAGCGACGTGGGCGTCGTCGTCGCGGAGGACTGGGACGAGGGCATGGGCGCGTCGCTGCGCCGCGGGCTGGACGCGCTGACCCACCTGCCCGGGACGGGCGCCGCGCTCGTGCACCTGGTGGACCTGCCCGGGGTCGGGCCGGAGGCCATCGCGCGGGTCAGCGCGGGCGCGACGCACTCGTCGCTGCGCCGCGCCGCGTACGACGGCGTGCCGGGGCACCCGGTGCTGCTCGGCCGCGACCACTGGTCCGGCGTCGTGGGCAGCGCCGCGGGCGACGCCGGGGCCCGGGACTACCTGTCCGGCAGCACCGATCTCGAGCTGGTCGAGTGCGGTGACGTCGCCGAGCCGGACGACGTCGACACCCCCGCCCAGCTCCGGAAGCTCGCCGGGTCCACCTGA
- a CDS encoding helicase-associated domain-containing protein, whose protein sequence is MVQTSLVEWLRAQDDGFLAALLRTRPDLAVPPPSDLTVLATRASIRASVQRTCEELGTVPLTVLEALVLAGAGRSPVDGSTAAHGPRWWLGPDVDEATFREGLGPLRARALVWGPDDALSAVPAAAEAVGPWPGGLGGEAAGPAATSELDTLLAGVTDEERRVLDVLAAGPPIGRSRGATGSSGPVGSLVTKGLLVRRDAETVELPRQVAVALRGDRPMGRLEVSRPDVTVRERDPATVDGTGAGAAMEFLRRVDLVLEYLGAEAPGVLRSGGFGVRELRRAAKEADTDEGTAALILEILLGADLIGDTESVNPEWLPTPEADVWAAAPEESRWAVLARTWLELPRLPGVVGRRDEAGKPIGALSDGPRRPPAPKDRRRILQTLADLPDGSAVGSADDLARVLAWAAPRRGGRLRDEMVTWTVAEATTVGVVALDAVTTAGRVLLDPATRDARHPTAVAAALHAALPAPVEEILLQADLTAVAPGRLSADLAHELATLADVESAGGATVYRFTERSLRRALDTGRTAEDVRAFLEARSRTPVPQTLTYLVDDVARRHGRLRGGAVAAFLRSDDEVLLSEVLAHEAAAELGLRRIAPTVVVSSLPLAEVLDGLRAAGFSPAAEDAGGAVLDLAGKGRRAESRRRGGNARTGGVVHDGPSDRADEIVERLRAGDALAGVRRSVAGRRESTGSTGDLASLQSAVREGRTVWIGYVDAHGVAGDRVLAPTSVGGGVVEGRDALDGELRRIQLHRITSIAPVEESGGAGARS, encoded by the coding sequence GTGGTGCAGACGTCGCTGGTCGAGTGGTTGCGCGCGCAGGACGACGGGTTCCTCGCCGCGCTCCTGCGTACGCGTCCGGACCTCGCCGTCCCCCCGCCGTCGGATCTGACGGTGCTGGCGACCCGGGCCTCCATCCGGGCCTCGGTGCAGCGCACCTGCGAGGAACTCGGCACGGTCCCGCTGACCGTGCTCGAGGCACTGGTCCTCGCCGGTGCCGGCCGGTCCCCGGTGGACGGTTCGACGGCTGCGCACGGCCCCCGCTGGTGGCTGGGCCCCGACGTCGACGAGGCGACCTTCCGGGAGGGCCTGGGGCCGCTGCGGGCCCGGGCACTGGTCTGGGGCCCGGACGACGCGCTGTCGGCCGTCCCGGCGGCCGCGGAGGCCGTCGGGCCCTGGCCGGGCGGGCTCGGCGGCGAGGCCGCGGGTCCCGCGGCGACGTCCGAACTGGACACGCTGCTGGCAGGCGTGACCGACGAGGAGCGCCGCGTGCTCGACGTCCTCGCGGCCGGACCGCCGATCGGCCGCTCGCGCGGCGCGACGGGGAGCTCCGGCCCGGTCGGCTCGCTGGTCACCAAGGGGCTCCTGGTGCGCCGGGACGCCGAGACCGTCGAGCTGCCGCGCCAGGTGGCCGTCGCGCTGCGCGGCGACCGCCCGATGGGCCGGCTCGAGGTCTCCCGGCCGGACGTCACGGTGCGCGAGCGTGATCCGGCCACGGTGGACGGCACCGGCGCCGGCGCGGCCATGGAGTTCCTGCGCCGGGTGGACCTGGTGCTGGAGTACCTGGGAGCCGAGGCCCCCGGTGTGCTGCGCTCCGGCGGGTTCGGGGTGCGGGAGCTTCGCCGCGCGGCGAAGGAGGCCGACACCGACGAGGGCACGGCCGCCCTGATCCTCGAGATCCTGCTCGGCGCCGACCTGATCGGCGACACCGAGTCGGTGAACCCCGAGTGGCTGCCCACCCCCGAGGCCGACGTGTGGGCCGCCGCCCCCGAGGAGTCGCGCTGGGCGGTCCTCGCCCGGACCTGGCTGGAGCTGCCGCGGCTGCCCGGCGTCGTCGGCCGCCGCGACGAGGCCGGCAAGCCGATCGGCGCGCTGTCCGACGGCCCGCGCCGCCCACCCGCCCCGAAGGACCGGCGCCGGATCCTCCAGACGCTCGCGGACCTGCCCGACGGGAGCGCCGTCGGCTCCGCCGACGACCTCGCGCGGGTGCTGGCGTGGGCGGCCCCGCGCCGCGGGGGCCGGCTGCGCGACGAGATGGTCACCTGGACCGTCGCCGAGGCGACGACCGTCGGTGTGGTCGCCCTCGATGCCGTCACCACCGCCGGGCGGGTCCTGCTCGACCCGGCGACCCGGGACGCACGGCACCCGACCGCGGTGGCCGCGGCGCTGCACGCGGCGCTGCCCGCACCGGTCGAGGAGATCCTCCTGCAGGCCGACCTCACCGCCGTCGCCCCGGGCCGGCTGTCGGCCGACCTGGCACACGAGCTGGCGACCCTCGCCGACGTCGAGTCCGCGGGCGGGGCGACCGTGTACCGGTTCACCGAGCGGAGCCTGCGCCGCGCGCTCGACACCGGGCGCACCGCCGAGGACGTGCGGGCCTTCCTCGAGGCCCGCTCGCGGACCCCGGTGCCGCAGACGCTGACCTACCTGGTCGACGACGTCGCCCGCCGGCACGGGCGGCTGCGTGGCGGCGCCGTGGCCGCCTTCCTGCGGTCCGACGACGAGGTGCTGCTCTCCGAGGTGCTCGCGCACGAGGCGGCGGCCGAGCTGGGTCTGCGCCGGATCGCGCCGACGGTCGTGGTCAGCTCGCTGCCGCTGGCCGAGGTGCTCGACGGGCTCCGGGCCGCCGGGTTCAGCCCGGCCGCCGAGGACGCCGGCGGCGCGGTGCTCGATCTCGCGGGGAAGGGCAGGCGGGCCGAGTCGCGCCGCCGTGGGGGCAACGCCCGCACCGGCGGGGTCGTGCACGACGGCCCGTCGGACCGGGCGGACGAGATCGTGGAACGCCTGCGGGCCGGGGACGCACTGGCCGGGGTCCGGCGCAGCGTGGCGGGGCGGCGGGAGTCGACCGGGTCGACCGGCGACCTGGCGTCGCTGCAGTCGGCGGTCCGCGAGGGCCGGACGGTGTGGATCGGCTACGTCGACGCGCACGGCGTGGCCGGCGACCGGGTGCTGGCGCCGACCTCGGTGGGCGGTGGCGTCGTCGAGGGCCGCGATGCCCTCGACGGCGAGCTCCGCCGGATCCAGCTGCACCGGATCACGTCGATCGCCCCGGTGGAGGAGTCCGGCGGGGCCGGGGCCCGGTCCTAG
- a CDS encoding ATP/GTP-binding protein: MSAKIVVAGGFGVGKTTFVGSVSEIMPLTTEAVMTEASSSHDDLSATPNKRSTTVAMDFGRVSLDSDLVLYLFGTPGQQRFWFMWDDLVRGAIGAVVLVDTRRLADSFAAIDFFEDRNLPYVVGVNAFDGHLQHGLEDVREAMSIDPAVPMVVCDARHRQSTKETLIALVQHAMHQRMAAGAR; encoded by the coding sequence ATGTCGGCCAAGATCGTCGTGGCCGGCGGATTCGGCGTCGGCAAGACCACGTTCGTCGGGTCGGTCTCGGAGATCATGCCGCTGACCACCGAGGCCGTGATGACCGAGGCGAGCTCGTCGCACGACGACCTCTCCGCCACCCCCAACAAGCGCTCGACGACGGTCGCGATGGACTTCGGCCGCGTCTCGCTGGACTCCGACCTGGTGCTCTACCTGTTCGGGACGCCCGGCCAGCAACGCTTCTGGTTCATGTGGGACGACCTGGTCCGCGGCGCGATCGGCGCCGTCGTCCTGGTCGACACCCGCCGGCTGGCCGACTCGTTCGCCGCGATCGACTTCTTCGAGGACCGCAACCTGCCCTACGTGGTGGGTGTGAACGCCTTCGACGGTCACCTGCAGCACGGCCTCGAGGACGTCCGCGAGGCCATGTCGATCGACCCGGCCGTCCCGATGGTGGTGTGCGACGCCCGCCACCGGCAGTCGACCAAGGAGACGCTCATCGCGCTGGTGCAGCACGCCATGCACCAGCGGATGGCCGCCGGGGCCCGCTAG
- a CDS encoding DUF742 domain-containing protein, whose translation MTQNPGDSGPEPTFADVMNGFSLDSRRKPKKRRWGRNRSDDDQGAPATDDRQQVPPPAPAEMTGPIAGSAAYGLPPTRAEAEAAHQQPPQPPTTPAAAAPPPPAAGGAAFVRPYAWTRGRTKSGYELAVETLVSVSNRARSQLERLPMEHRSVADLLLEQTRSVAEVAALLSLPLGVARVLLGDMASSGTVTVHQTASTPGDMPDLALMERVLSGLRRL comes from the coding sequence ATGACCCAGAACCCGGGCGACTCGGGCCCCGAGCCCACGTTCGCGGACGTGATGAACGGGTTCAGCCTGGACTCGAGGCGCAAGCCGAAGAAGCGGCGGTGGGGTCGCAACCGGTCCGACGACGACCAGGGCGCACCCGCCACGGACGACCGGCAGCAGGTCCCGCCACCGGCTCCGGCCGAGATGACGGGTCCGATCGCCGGTTCGGCCGCCTACGGGCTCCCTCCGACCCGGGCCGAGGCGGAGGCCGCACACCAGCAGCCCCCGCAACCCCCGACGACTCCCGCGGCAGCGGCGCCGCCCCCTCCGGCCGCGGGCGGGGCCGCCTTCGTGCGGCCCTACGCGTGGACGCGCGGCCGGACGAAGTCGGGCTACGAGCTGGCCGTCGAGACCCTGGTCTCGGTCAGCAACCGGGCCCGCAGCCAGCTGGAACGACTGCCGATGGAGCACCGTTCCGTCGCCGACCTCCTGCTCGAGCAGACCCGCTCGGTCGCGGAGGTCGCGGCGCTGCTGTCGCTCCCCCTGGGCGTGGCCCGGGTGCTGCTCGGGGACATGGCCTCGAGCGGCACGGTGACCGTTCACCAGACCGCGAGCACCCCCGGCGACATGCCGGACCTCGCGCTGATGGAAAGGGTGTTGAGTGGACTCCGTCGGCTCTAG
- a CDS encoding roadblock/LC7 domain-containing protein has translation MRAPQAQPSQSRFGWLVTNFAERVPGVAHAIVVSADGLLLTASDRLPRDRADQLAAVASGLVSLTQGAARCFDAGGVVQTVVEMDRGIVLLMSISDGSCLAVLASPSCDIGLVGYEMTLLVDRVGQLLTPELRAELQGSFGP, from the coding sequence GTGAGGGCACCGCAGGCACAGCCCAGTCAGAGCCGTTTCGGCTGGCTGGTCACCAACTTCGCCGAGCGCGTCCCTGGCGTCGCACACGCGATCGTGGTGTCGGCCGACGGGCTGCTGCTGACCGCGTCGGACCGGCTCCCCCGGGACCGCGCCGACCAGCTGGCCGCGGTCGCGTCCGGCCTCGTCAGCCTGACCCAGGGCGCGGCACGCTGCTTCGACGCCGGTGGCGTCGTGCAGACCGTCGTCGAGATGGACCGCGGGATCGTCCTGCTCATGTCCATCAGCGACGGCTCGTGCCTGGCCGTGCTCGCGTCGCCGAGCTGCGACATCGGCCTCGTCGGGTACGAGATGACGCTGCTGGTCGACCGGGTCGGCCAGCTGCTCACGCCGGAGCTCCGCGCGGAGCTCCAGGGATCCTTCGGGCCCTGA